The sequence GTCGGTAGGTTCGCCGGTGAGGGTCTTGTCCACGACGGCCATGCCGGAGTAGATGTGGGCGTTCGGGTCCAGCTGTACCGAATTAATCAGGGCGCCCGTCTTGAGGTCGAACGCATAAACTGTTCCGGTGTCGGTGCCCACGTAGAGAGCGTCCTTCAGGACGGCGGAGCGGCCAGGAACCTTGCCGCTCAGGGTTTTGCCGCCTTCCCAGCCGGGGGCGTCATTGCCGGTGGCGGGGTCAAGGACGAACAAAGTGCTGCCGGAGGCAACAATAGCGCGGCGGGCATCATCAGTCTGGGTTGCCGCGGTTGCGGAACCTTCGATTGCGGTGCCGAGCAGGCGGCTCTGGATAGGAACGGTGAGGGTTCCGCCGATCAAGCCGCCGTGAAGCGTGCCGAAACCAACTTGGACCCTGGTGTACTTGCCCGTGAACTTCCCGGGGTTGAACGCGGCGTAGTCCGTGGTGTTGAATGGCGGGACAGAGCTCTCGGCGCCGGCCTTCGCGTTCAGCACGCCACTCAATTGGGCGTTTGCGGCGGCGTCATAAACGGCCACGATGTTGAACGTGCCGGATTCAACGTTGGCGGTGATGCCGCCGGAATATGTGATCCGGAACACGCCATCGTACATCACTGTTGTGCCGATGACCGCGGTTGCGGTACCGTCGAGGACCACGGTGTACTTGCTGAGGTCGCGGTCCAGAAGCGGCGGGGCGCCGACGGCGAGGTATGCGGCAAGCGGACCGCTCGCATGGAACGGGTCGCCCACTTCAGCCTTGTTGACGTCCAGGTTGCCCGGGGCCTTGCTGTTGATGATCGTACCGTCGGCGATGCTGGCACTGAAGCCGAGAACGCCGCCCTGCAGGGAACCGCTTACGATGCCGGTTGCGGAGCCGAGGACAGTGGGTTTGTAGGTACCGGTGAAAACTCCCGGGTTGAAGATCGCGTAGTCTGTGTTGTCCCACGGCGTCTGGGTCGTCGCGTTGCCGTTCGTCGCGATCAACTGCGCCGTGAGCTTCGCTGCCCCTGTGAACGGCTCGTTATAACTCGCCAGGAGACTCAGGCTGCCGGTTTCGATCACCAGGCCGGACGGGAAGTCAGGGGCTGTATACGTCAGCGTGAACGTGCCGACGTAGGTCACCAGAGTTCCCGTGACGTTCGTCACGGTGGCGTTGAACCCGAGGGTATAGCTGCTGAGGTCGTTATTGTTCAGCGGCGGGCCGCCAATGGTGTAATAGGAAGCGAGCGGCGCCAATAGCGAGAACGTATCGCCAACTTCTGCGTGCGCCGTATCGGTGTTGCCGGGAGCCTTCTGGTTCTGAACGGTGGTGTCCGAGATGCTGGTCGCAAATCCGATGTTGCCCGCGTTCAGGTTGCACGCCAGAGAGCCGTGGGTGTAGTCACCAGGGGCCGGCTTATAAACGCCGTAGAACCGGCCGGGATTATACAGGGAAAAATCTGTGTTGTTCCACGGAGCAGGAAGCGGCAGCTTCGCATCCGCGAGCAGAAATCCGGTCAGAACGGCCGACCCGTCCGGCCCGTAGACCGCGCGCACGTCCAGTTCGCCCGTCACAATGGTGAGGGATACGGAACCGGTGTACTTGAGAGTGAACGTTCCTTCGTATCGGACCTGGTTGCCGGTCACTTGTGTGGCCGTACCGGTCAAATCCGCGGTGTATTTGTTGAGGTCATTGTCGTTGATCGCCGGGGCGGCGCCGGACGAGCGATAACTCGTGAACGCTGCACCGGTGACCGTGAAAGTGTCTCCGACTTCCGCCACGTTTACGTTGGTGTTGCCCGAACCCTTGACGTTAGTAACCGTAGCGTTCGCGACCGTGAAGCCGAACCCATCCGCCCAGGCGCGATTAACGCATAACCCGGTCAGAAGGAGCAAGGCAGCGGCCCATCTCATCTTCATCGTCTGACTTCCTTTCGAGTGGCTGGTAAGCACCGGGCGCGCCGTCTTGCGCGCCCGCAATCTGAAAGAACACGTGGACCGCTTCAACCGACATCACGACGGAAGGCAGCCCAACTTGCCGACTATTCCTGCATCGGGAGTTGCGCGCCGCAAACTCAGGGCACGCACTCGCGCAGCGACCTTATATGCGGAAATCAGAGGGTTGGCGAACGAAAGGGACCCGTCGCATTTTGACCGGCCCGGGATGTCACGACGACGCGCTTCTTTGCACGCCGAGTGAACACGCAACCTGGAAGGCTGAGTATGATGTCTGTTCGCTCCGTCCCCGGCCGCGAAAGATCGCCGCCGATCCCGCCCGCTATCTTCAGCGTGACTCCTGCTGCAAAGGTTCCATGTCACGCCGAATGCCATGAGCACACCAGTAATGGTAACGTCTAGCGCCCTGAATGTTCTAATGAAAGCAAAATTTCAGGGAACTATTTGCGCTCACGTCCACGCGTCGGTTGCGCCCGGCGCCGTATCCAACAGTTTGACGCGCCGACACCCCGTGTGGTTCTTCCCTTTTCGCACAAACCCGCCGCAAAATACGGTATGCCCTTCAACACACCCACCTGCCGCCTGATCGACGCCTCCGAGCACGACGCCTGGAACGCCTTCGTCGCCGCCGATCACTCCGGCGACCTTCTCCAGTCAACCGCCTGGGGCGAACTCAAAGCCGCCAGCAGTTGGGAGCCCTCGGTCATCGCCGCGTTTCGCGAATCCCGCATCGTCGGTGGCATGATGCTGCTCCGCCGCGCCCTTCCGTTGGGCAAAGCGCTGTTCTATGCGCCCCGCGGGCCGGTGTTGGATTGGAACGATGCCGCCGTGGTGAACGCCGTCGTGTCGACCGCGCGCGAATATGCGATATCGCGCGGCGGCATCGTCGTGAAGGTGGACCCGCCGTTCGAGGACGAATCGGCGGCCGCGACGCTGATCTCCACGGGCTTCAAGCCGGTTGGTGGTTGCGGCGGGTTTGGAGGCACACAACCACGCTGCGTCATGCAGTTGGACCTCCAGCGACCGCTTGACGACATTATCGCTTCCTTCCACCAGAAATGGCGCTACAACATCCGCCTCGCGGCAAAGAAGGGTGTTACGATCCGGATGTCGCAGGATCGCGCCGACCTTCCCACGTTCTACGCCGTCCTCCGCGAAACGGCCAGGCGCGATGGTTTCCTGGTTCGCTCCCAGGCTTATTTCGAGTCGATGTGGGATGCGCTGGTCCCGCGCGGCTGGATGCGCCTGTTCCTGGGCGAGGCCGAAGGCGATACCGTCTGCGGCGCACTGACCTACCTCTTCGGCGACAAGGCCTGGTACACCTACGGCGCCAGCTCGAACCTGCACCGCGAGAAAATGCCCAACTACCTTATGCAGTGGGAGATGATCCGCTGGGCACACGAACAAGGCTGCCGGTGGTATGATTTCCGCGGCGTCTCGTGCACGCCGGACGATCCGGATGACAAGACGGCCGGCTTGAACCGCTTCAAGAGCGGTTTCAACCCGCGTTTCGTCCGGTATATCGGCGAGTTTGACCTCCCGCTCTCCGGACCGGCTTACTGGGCTTTCACGAAGGCTCTGCCAAAGGCGCGGGCCATGATGAAACGCACCCGCGGCCGCGAATCCGCGGAGGCCCCGGAATGAGCGCCCTGCCTACCGCGTGGGTCGAGGTCGATACCGACGCGATCCGGCACAACTACCGCGAGATCAAGCGATTCGTGGGGCCGGACGTGGACGTCATGGCGGTCATCAAGACCAATGGCTGCGGTCACGGTCTGGAACTCGTCGCCGAAGCCCTCAGGAACGAGGCCGGCTGGTTCGGCGTGAGCACCGTGGAGGAAGGAATTCGGGCACGCTCCGTCGCTCCGAACAGTCGAATCCTGGTCTTTCACCCGTGCGGCCCGTGGAACGCAGCGGCCTTGGTTGAGCACGACCTCATCGCCACAGTGGACTGCGAGACCGGCGCGTCTGCACTTGCCGAGGCCGGCCGCCGGGCCGGCAGACTACCTATGGCGCACCTCAAGATTGACACGGGGATGAGCAGGTTCGGGGTCCGGGCCGGCGATTTCGAGACGATGCTTCGCGTGATCGCGGTTCCTGGAATCGCCTGGGACGGCGTCTATACGCATCTCTCCATCGCGGCCGCGCGAGGCAACGGGGCGCGCCTGCACCTGACGGCGTTCGATGCGGCTCTGGCACGCCTTCAGGAAGCGGGCTTTCAACCTCCGGTTGTCCACGCCCTCAACAGCGCGGGCACCCTGCGGTTCGCCGAACACCGATACAGGCTTGTCCGTTGCGGCACCCTTATCTATGGGCAGTATCAGCCCAACGTTCCCCATTCTCTGAACCTGAAGCCCACCTGGACTCTGAAGGCCAGAATCGTTTCCCTGCGTGAATTGCCGGCCGGTACGGGCGTCGGTTACGGCGCCGAGGGCATCACCAGGCGTCCCAGCCGCATCGCCACGCTGCCCATCGGATTCGCTGACGGCCCCACCCTGCTCCCGAGAAGTGCATTCGAGCGCGAAAGAGGCGTCCGCGCCTTGGTGAAGAAAGCCCTGGGGCGGGACCGGATGATGGTGCAGACCGAGCACGGCGCGGCCCCCGTAATAGGCCGGGTAGCTTCTCAATCCATGATGCTGGACGTCACCGATCTTCCCGTTGTCAAACTCGGCGACGTCGTTGAAGTACCGTCTCGGCGCCTCGTGGTCGGCGAGCACATCCCACGCGTCCCGATCACCGGAGGAACGGGCTGACTGCCGCGGCCTACCCACCCAGTTCGGCCATCAGGCGCTCCTCGGCGTCTTCGTTGGAAAGGTTGTGTTTCGCCCGCAGGACGGAAACGCCCACCACGGGCGGGTATGCCTGGTCAGCCAGCATTCGCGGATGGATGTATTCCATCACTTCATGAAGCAGACGGCATGCCGGCTCGTAGTCCAATCCGGCGAGGCGCTTGATATACCGCGTGGATCGGTCGATGAGTTTCAGGTTGCTGGGGACGACCCAGACCATCGTGTTGCCCATCACGCGCCCCAACCGCACCATCGTGCACGTGCTCAGAGCGTTCAGCATCATCTTGATGCCCGCCCGCGTGACGCCGTCTAGCAGGAGATCGGTCTCAGGCACGGCCAGCGCAACCGCCGCCGTAAGGTCCGGAACCGATTTCAGCGCGTCTGAAACGACGCTCGCCGGTCCTGCCGCGATGAGGCCGATGGAAGCGCCGGTTTGTTTGGCCGTATGGATCTGCGTCCGGAGGAAGCTGCCGGCATCCTTCAGGCCGGACAGTTCACCGGGGGCGGCGATCGCGATGGCGCTGTCACCTGCGTCGAGCTTGCGGTACTGCAGCCCGTCCAGGCCCACTTTGAACTTCATCAGGTCGTCAAACCCGATTTTATGCACGATGTCGATCGTGCGGTCGGCCATTTCGCCTTCCACCATCGATTTGACCTGTTCGTCCGACCAGCCGATGCAGGCCGGGGTGCGTTTCAGGATGTGTTCCCATGCGCGCGGCGTATCCTCGTAGGGCATGAACAAAAATGCCCACGATTCGGATGCCAATGTGTCATCGAAGCGGCGGAACGGCGGGGTGCAGTACGTTGGCGAACGTTCCGTCGTGTCGGTGAGCACATCGATTCCGAATCCGTCGGCGAAGTAGTTGTTCTTGTGGCCGGACCGGTAGACGTCCTCCTCCATCGTCACGAGTTTGGCGAGGCTGTCGCACAGGCCGTCCGAGCACAGCGTCGCGTGCATCTCCCTCAGTTTCGCCAGGAACACCGACGGGACACCGGCCGAATCCAGCGCGCAGGGGCCGCCCGGCTCGATTTCGGACATGAGGTCCCTAACAACCATCTCCAGGACCGTGCAGAGCACTGCGAGTTGTATGGTGGTCGCCTGCATCCGCGTGGAGCCGGTGATGGCCATCGGGCCGGTGGTGAGGTTGATCTTCTCGATGCGCGGTTCCTGAATCACCTCTCGGCTGCGCTGAACGTGTTCGCAAAGGATATCATCCGGGTTGTTGTACACGAAGTAGACCTTCGCGCCACGATCCAGGGCCTCCCACGCGGTCCCGATGACGAACGATGTCTCGCCGCCTTCCGTGATGGCGAACACGACGTCCCTTTCGGACACGTCGAGGTCCGCTAATTGCTGCCGTCCGAACTGGGTGAAGTCTTCAAATCCCTCCACGGATTTGATGAGCGCGAAATCGCCGCCTGCCATCGCCGAAAAGGCACGATCCTCCCACTGGGAAGCCACCGCAACCCCGCGCGCCGCCTGTTTCTGCCAGAAATCGCGCCAGATGGAGTTCAACTGGATGCTCAACCTGCCGGTAGAGCCGCACCCGGTGAAGACGACCTTTCCACCCGCTTTGAGGGCATCGCGCAGTGTGGCCGCAATGCCGTCGAACCGGTCGGAATCCACGAGCGCTTTGTACGTTGCGACGACGTCTGCGTCCACGTCGAAGAGCAGGCGCAGAGCCGCGGGGACGCTGGTGGAGGCCGTGTCGCTCAGATGAAGCGTGATGGGGTGAACGGACTCGGTGACGAGGTCGCCCAGTTTGAACTGCGGGGCGACCTTTAGAAAGTCAGCGGCGCGCTGATCTGAAATATGAGACATGGGTACTCTTTTCTGGAAAACAGGCTGCCTGGCTCGGAGCAGCGAAAGGATGGCTAGTCGTCGTATAAAAAGACGGAGCGGCGGGCACTGTCGTACTCAGCGAGTTCGGGCTGCCATTCCGCGATGATCTCGTCCGGCGCCCTGCCGGCGTCCACATCTTCGCGAAGGCCGGGCCCTCCACCCAGCAGATCGACAAACGGCGGGCGGCCTTCCGTGAATGGAGGCAGCCACTGGAAATCAGCACGGTACTGTGACTTAAGGGTGCTCAGAAGCTTGACCCCGGTAGCTACGGGCTTGAAGGCCTCGCGGTCCACAACGTGCAGCTGGCAGCCGTGACACGGCACTCCCTTGTGCTTGCTGCTGTCGGGGATGAAGTGGAGGGCGCGCCATCGCACGCCGGGAATATTCTGCCCGTTCAGTGCGTCCGCGAGCGCATCGGCGTCAATGTACGGCGCTCCCACGACCTCGAACGGCTTCGTCATCCCGCGCCCTTCGCTCAGCGTCGTACCCTCGATGAAGCACATGCCGGGATAGGCGCGTACGGTGTCCAGGGTGGGGATATTTGGGGACGGCATCACCCACTGCAGGCCGGTTTCTTCCCAGTGCATGCTCCGCTTCCAGCCCTGCATCTTTATGACCGTGAGGTCGCAACTCACACCCAGTGCGTCGCGGTAATAGCGGGCGAGCTCTCCCGTGGTCAGGCCGTGCCGGTTGGCCAGCGGGTGCATCCCGACGAAGGAGGTACAGCCAGGCTTTACGATGTTGCCTTCCACCTCGATCCCGCCGAGTGGATTCGGCCTGTCCAGAACGACGATAGGGATCCCGTTCTCGCCGGCCGCTTCCATGCAGTACGACATCGTATAGAGGAACGTGTAATATCGCGCCCCAACGTCCTGCAGGTCGAAGATCAGGGCATCGACACCCTCGAGCATCTCTGGAGACGGTTTGCGCGTCGGCCCGTAGAGGCTGAAAACAGGAAGGCCGGTGCGGGGGTCGGCGCCGCTGTTCACATGGGCGCCGGCCGCGGCGTCACCGCGGACCCCGTGCTCAGGGCCATACAGGGCGACGATGTTCAGTCCCGCCTGTCGCAACGCATCCACTCCGGATTGGAGCGAGCCGGTAACGGCACTGTGGTTGGTGATGAGGCCAATCCTGCCCGAAGGCGCTTCGCCGGGGTGGTTTAGGAGATAATCCAGTCCGGTGGTCACCATGGTATTCGTGATTCCTTGTTCATGCAGGCAGACTGCGATGGCTCACGTGTAGGTTACCACGCGGAGACACGGTTGTCAAAAGGACGAGGCGCAAACGACCGGCCCAAGGCGCAGGGTACCGGCATTTGCTCAAACGGTTTCCCTGCCGCCCTTCAATCCGGTAGACTATTAGGAGCAAGGCCGTCGCCCCAGGCGTGGAACCCGCGTGAGGGTGCGCTGTTGTGTCCGGAGCGGTCGGCGGGAAAGACCGCCTGATGATAGAACTACTCAACGTATGCGTCCGGTATCCGAACGGCGTCGATGCGCTTCGCGGTATTACCGTAAGCGTGGATCCGGGCGAATTCGTTTTCCTGGTTGGTCCAACCGGCTCCGGTAAATCGACCTTCCTCAAGCTCCTTTACCGCGAGGAACGGGCGCTGTCCGGCACGGTGTATGTGGCCGGTGAAAACGTGGAAACCCTGCACAGGCGGGAGATTCCCCGTTTCCGCCGCCATATCGGCGTGGTGTTCCAGGATTTTCGGCTCCTCCCGTACAAGACCGCCTGGGAAAACGTTGCGTTCGCCCTTCAGGTGACGGGCGCGCGGTCGCGGGATATCAAGGAGCGCGTACCGGCGATCCTGAATATGGTCGGCCTCAGCGCGAAATCGAAATGCCTGCCGGAGCAGCTTTCGGGCGGCGAACAGCAGCGCGTCTGCATCGCCCGTGCCCTCGTGAACGCCCCGCCGCTCCTGCTGGCCGATGAACCCACAGGCAACCTCGACCCGGCAACCTCTCTCGAGATATTCAACCTGCTCGATGCCATTCACCGCGCCGGAACCACCGTGGTGATCGCCACCCACGACGCGCAGATGGTGGACCGCCTGCAAAAACGCGTCCTGGTCTTCGAGGACGGCCTCGTGACCAGAGACGATCGAACCGGCGGCTATGAGGCGCTGGACAGCACACTGGCAAACGGCGGCGCCGTGCAGGCCGGGCGCATCGAGGCGGCCGGTGGAGCACTGGCTCCCGGAGGCGCGATCGAATGAGACTGAACAGCCTCGGTTTTCTGTTGAGCGAAGCGTTCGCCGGGCTGGTTCGCCACCGCCTGATGACGTTGGCCGCGATCAGCACCTCCGCCATCTCATTCACCGTAATGGGCTCATTCCTCGCTCTGCTATTTGCGCTGAACGCGATGTCGTCCTCGATGCTTTCCGATCTCGGCGTGGCGGTATACATGAAGCCGAATACTGATCGGACCGACACCCTCAACACGCGCGAAGCCATCAGCGAGATGCCCGGCGTGGCTTCCGTGATCATCGTCACAAAGGAAGACGCATGGTCGCGCATCAAACGGGACCTTGGCTCGAACGTGCCTCTCGAAGGCGTGAAGGACAATCCCCTTACCGACGAACTGCACGTTCGCCTCGTAGACGTAGACCACGTCGCCGCGGTCTCGCAGGCGGCGGCCAGGTTGAATGGCGTCGACCAGTCCAAGATCATGTCGGATGTGGTCCGTAACGTGCAGGCGACGGTCAAACTGCTGAAGCAATTGGGCATCGCCGCGGCATGTCTTCTGATGATCGCCACTCTGGCCGTGATCGCCAACGTGATCCGCCTTACAGTGTTCGCTCGCCGCCGTGAAATCCACATCATGCAGATGGTCGGCGCAACCAACGGGTTCATCCGACTGCCGTTCCTGTTGGAAGGCATCATCTACGGCGTGGGGGGAGCAGCGGTGGCCGGAGCTATTGTCTTCCACGGCGGACAGAGCGTTCTCCGCCTGATCCACAGCACGCTGCCGTTCCTTCCGATAAACGATTCCGTGGTCCCGGCGAACGCGCTGGCGATTGCGCTGATTTCCAGCGGTGCCCTTGTCGGTCTCCTCGGCAGCGCGGCGAGCGTGCGCAAATTCCTGCTCTCCTAGCCCTATGAAGCGCCTTCTCCTACTGCTCTTATGCATGGTGCTGACGATCGGGACGGTCGGGTTCGCAAAGCCGGGGCGCAACGACGCTCGCAAAGCGAAGCGGCGGGCCCTGGCGGCGAGATTGCATTCCATCAAGGCAAAGAAGATCGCCGTGAAACAACAGCTGCACGCAGCGCAGGTCCGCAAGCGCACCTGGGTAGAGCAGTTGATGGACACCCAGCAGCAGTTGGGTGAAACTAAGGATCGCATCGACACCGCGTCGTCGCGGCTGAGGGCAACCGGACGGGATCTGCGCCGGTCCAAACGCAGCCTCGACCGCGTGCGGGCGCGCCTCAAGGAGCGCAACAGACTCCTCACGCAGCGCCTCATTGCCACCCAGCGCTACGGCACCGTGAGTTACGCCGCCGTGTTCTTCCACTCCACGGACTACTGGGACTTCCTTTCGCGCCGGCGCCTGATGACCAAACTCGTCCAGTATGATGTCCGCCTGGTAAGGGGGATCCGGGAGGACGAGACTGCCGTGCTGCAGATCCGCACCCATCTGCTGGCCAAGCAGGCGGAGCAAAAGGAACTGGTAGCCTACCTCGACCAGCAGCGCGTCCTTCGCGAAGGGTTACGCGAGGCACAGGCAGACCAGGTTCACGAGGCCTCGAAGGATGTTGCCCGTTACGAACAGATGCTGGAAGAACTGGACAGGAACAGCAGCGAAATCGCATCGTTCCTCCAGCGCCTCCAGGCGACTCCCGCGGGGCGCGCGCGCATGGCTATACCGTACCGCGGCGGGCTCATGATGCCGGTCCGTGGGCGCATCACCTCCGGTTTCGGCATGCGGTATCACCCTATCCTTCACCGCTACAAACTGCATACCGGCGTCGATTTCGGCGTGGGAATCGGAACGCCCATCCACGCGGCCGGCAACGGCGTAGTGGTACACGCCGGCTGGTGGGGCGCCTACGGCAACGCGGTCATCATCGATCACGGCGGCGGCGTAACGACGCTTTATGGGCACATGAGCGCCGTGAAATGCCATACCGGCGAGGTGGTGCTTCGCGGCCGCGTCATCGGCCTCGTGGGCAGCACCGGCTGGAGCACCGGCCCGCACTGTCACTTCGAAGTCCGCCGCAACGGCGTGCCTGTGAACCCGTTGGGAGGCTGAACGGGCGGTCGCGAACTGACAATTGAAAGAGGGAAACGCGATGTCTGAATCAATGCATAACACCATCATCGGTGAAGCGCTGCCGAATATCCCGTGGGAGGACCGGCCGGTCGGTTCGAACGAGGTCTGTTGGCGGTACAGCCGCAACCCCGTTATTCCACGCAATCTGCTGGCGGACAGCAACAGCATCTTCAACAGCGCAGTGGTTCCGTACAACGGCGAGTTCGCCGGCGTGTTCCGCTGCGACAACACTGCCCGCGAGATGCGCATCCACGCGGGCCGCAGTCACGACGGCATCAACTGGGACATCGAGCCGGACCCCATCCCGTTCCAGTCCTCAGACCCCGAAATCGGCGTTGTGGAATATGCCTACGACCCGCGGGTATGCTGGATCGAGGACAGGTACTGGGTCACCTGGTGCAACGGATACCACGGCCCCACCATCGGGGTCGCGTGGACCAACGACTTCCATACGTTCCACAAAGTGGAGAACGCCCTGCTGCCCTTCAACCGCAACGGCGTGCTTTTCCCCCGACGCATTAACGGGAAGTACGTGATGCTGAGCCGGCCCAGCGACAACGGGCACACCCCTTTCGGCGACATCTTCCTCAGCCAAAGCCCCGACATGGAGCACTGGGGCGGGCACCGTTTCGTGATGGCAACGACCGGAAAATACCCCTGGCAGAGTACCAAGATCGGCGCCGGCCCCATCCCCATCGAAACGACCGAAGGCTGGCTGATGATCTACCACGGCGTGCTCACGTCGTGCAACGGCTTCGTGTATTCGTTCGGCGCGGCGCTGTTGGACCTGGATGAGCCATGGAAGGTGATACACCGCACCGCGCCATACATCTTTTCGCCGCAAGCGCCGTACGAGCTTGCAGGCGACGTCCCCAACGTCACGTTCCCCTGCGCCGCGCTGACCGACGCGCCGACGGGACGCATCGCCATCTACTACGGCGCCGCGGACACCGTCACCGGCCTCGCCTTCTGCCAGGTGGACGAACTGATAGGGTTCATCCGGGCGAACCGCATGGGCTGAGAACCTAACCCCCGACCCCGTTCCCCTATTCGCTCGCTGCGCTCGCAGGGAAGGGGGAGGAAATCTGCTTTCGGCGCCCTTTCCCAACGCGCGCGGCGCGGAAATGGGGAAGGGGCTGGGGGTTAGGTCTGGGCCGCGCACATAATGACCTATGCGCACGCCTGTTCCACCCGAGCCGCAACCCCTGTACGCCGCCGTCGTTGTGGAGACCGAGACCTCCCGCATCCCGCAGCCGTTCACCTATCGCGTCCCGCCTGCGCTCGCCGGCGAGGTCGAGATCGGCGCGTCGGTGCTCGTGCCATTCGCCGGGCGGGACTTACTGGGTTACATTATCGGCCTGTCCAACGCCGCGCCGGAAGGCCTGGCTGTCGTAAAGGACGTCATCGAGCGGGTCCGCATAGAGCCGCTATTCGATGCCGGCCTTATAGACGTCACGGACTGGATTTCCAAGTACTACCACTGCTCGGTCCGCGACGCCTTGCGCCCGTTGATCCCGCGGTTCATGACCAGCAGCCTCAAGACCATCGTCTCCGTCTCTCCACCGGTTCGAGAGATTCTCGCGTACTCCAAGGTGCTGAACCTCGGCCAGGAGGTCCAGTTGTTCTTCGAGCAGCAGGGCGAGACGGTGACGAACGTCCTGCAGGGCCTGCCGATGAAAGTGACGCCGAAGCAGAAGCAGGTTATGGAACTGCTGACCGCCAACCTGGACGGCGTGGAGATGGAGGACCTGAAGGAGCGCCTGAAATCGCAGCGCCTTAGCGACACGTTGAAGAAACTGAAGGATCGCGGCCTGGTGAACGTGGTGAAGAGCGTAGTGGCGCCGCAGGCCCAGCCCAAACGCCGCAAGGCCTATCGCTTCGTCCGGATGCCGGACGAAGAGGAAGCAAAATCCCTCAATATCACGGCCAAGCAGGCAAGGGTCCTCGCCGAACTGGAGAGGTTGCGCAAGCTGGACTTCGGGCGCGCAAAGCCCGTGTTGCAGCGCGAAATCCGTTGGCGGCTGGGTGTGAGCATGGTCCCGATGGATGCGTTGGTGGAGAAGGGCCTGCTGGAGGTCGTCTATGTGGAGGTCCGCCGCGACCCCTGGCCGTCATCCGGAAAAGCTTCGGCGCCTCGGCAGCTCACCCCGGACCAGGAGAACTCGTACCAGGCCATTTGTTCCAGCGTCGACCGCCGTCGAGGCGAGCGATTCCTCCTGCACGGCGTCACCGCGAGCGGTAAGACGGAGGTCTATCTCCAGAGTATCCAGACCGCACTGGACGCGCATCAGCAGGCCATCGTTCTGGTGCCGGAGATCTCGCTCACGGCGCAAGTGATGGACATCTTCCAGGCGCGTTTCGGCGACCGGGTTGCCGTGCTTCACAGCGCGCTGAGCATCGGTGAGCGATACGACGAGTGGCGCCGCATCCGCAGCGGCGAGGCGAGCGTCATCGTGGGCGCGCGCTCGGGCGTGTTCGCGCCCGTGCCGAACCCCGGCCTCATCATCCTCGATGAGGAGCACGAGGGCAGCTACAAGCAG is a genomic window of Armatimonadota bacterium containing:
- the priA gene encoding primosomal protein N': MRTPVPPEPQPLYAAVVVETETSRIPQPFTYRVPPALAGEVEIGASVLVPFAGRDLLGYIIGLSNAAPEGLAVVKDVIERVRIEPLFDAGLIDVTDWISKYYHCSVRDALRPLIPRFMTSSLKTIVSVSPPVREILAYSKVLNLGQEVQLFFEQQGETVTNVLQGLPMKVTPKQKQVMELLTANLDGVEMEDLKERLKSQRLSDTLKKLKDRGLVNVVKSVVAPQAQPKRRKAYRFVRMPDEEEAKSLNITAKQARVLAELERLRKLDFGRAKPVLQREIRWRLGVSMVPMDALVEKGLLEVVYVEVRRDPWPSSGKASAPRQLTPDQENSYQAICSSVDRRRGERFLLHGVTASGKTEVYLQSIQTALDAHQQAIVLVPEISLTAQVMDIFQARFGDRVAVLHSALSIGERYDEWRRIRSGEASVIVGARSGVFAPVPNPGLIILDEEHEGSYKQDRAPRYHARHVAARRARVSGATLVLGSATPSVESFYLADKGRMKLLEMPTRIEDRPMPPVHIIDQREEFAVGRGLFSGRLEDAICRRLAHKEQVILFLNRRGYSSSILCRDCGFTAKCPNCSVSLTYHAPSGSRRPYLQCHHCDHHEHAPTICPQCSGTRIKYFGLGTERIEIETQKMFPDARILRLDRDTTSRKDAHRRILTRFRNEDADILIGTQMVAKGLDFPRVTLVGVVAADTGLNMPDFRAAERSFQLLTQVAGRAGRADLPGEVIVQTFNPDHYAIQAAIKHDYHQFYREEIVFREALKYPPFSYLANVIATTDSYDGAGTAIDAVAEAVRTVADPNVVQLLGPVAAPIARLQNRHRRHLLLKAPDAAVLSATLEDALNRLDESVLDTLTVDVDPQSLL